One window of Athalia rosae chromosome 2, iyAthRosa1.1, whole genome shotgun sequence genomic DNA carries:
- the LOC105683015 gene encoding photoreceptor outer segment membrane glycoprotein 2, with amino-acid sequence MALFDIRFTEQQRKQLQRWLIALIFGQAAIGLALFLLGVCVSSSIGANLHSVDRIVVDWVFTVLAMYGLYVLTHNLVGAKLCSNFIRFAEGSGMSLRLFVWTLVGIIVVGVGCVLGSVSLITADHLISQIRRSLNQGMMQYLADPKWKRTLDKMQVQMKCCGIESFTDWHKIFWMRRDVFEEDSSIILEYAELDGRVLPPVVPWSCCRFDVKSPCYHDPFQLQNPEQDLAADTLHVQGCLTAMKGPVLGALFTTVVLLFLQFVLQVVIILLSRLTFTAARNAVALGNRNGQSSGWIYGRLDFGNATGPNLYQIHRKCSGRGDVLVDLKPLVYTSDTE; translated from the exons ATGGCTCTGTTTGACATCAGGTTTACCGAGCAACAACGAAAACAACTTCAACGTTGGTTGATAGCGTTGATATTTGGTCAGGCAGCGATTGGGCTCGCACTTTTTCTCCTTGGAGTCTGCGTTTCTAGTTCAATTGGAGCGAATCTGCATTCCGTGGATCGAATAGTCGTTGATTGGGTCTTCACCGTTCTAGCGATGTACGGTCTATATGTCCTGACTCATAACCTTGTTGGTGCAAAACTTTGCTCCAATTTCATCCGATTCGCCGAAGG ttCTGGAATGAGTTTACGTTTGTTCGTCTGGACGTTGGTGGGAATAATAGTTGTCGGCGTTGGTTGCGTTCTCGGTAGTGTTTCCCTCATTACGGCAGATCATTTGATTTCTCAAATCCGTCGATCGCTTAACCAAG GCATGATGCAATACCTGGCCGATCCAAAATGGAAACGTACTTTGGATAAAATGCAAGTACAGATGAAATGTTGCGGAATAGAATCGTTTACAGACTGgcataaaatattttggatGCGCCGAGATGTCTTTGAGGAAGATTCGTCAATTATTTTGGA GTACGCTGAGCTGGATGGGCGCGTGTTGCCTCCGGTGGTTCCATGGAGCTGCTGCCGATTTGATGTGAAAAGCCCTTGCTACCATGACCCATTCCAACTACAAAATCCCGAGCAAGATCTTGCAGCAGATACCCTACACGTACAGGGTTGTCTTACCGCTATGAAAGGACCCGTGCTTGGAGCCTTGTTTACCACAGTCGTTCTTCTATTCCTCCAATTCGTTTTGCag GTCGTGATCATTCTACTTTCAAGACTCACGTTTACAGCTGCTAGGAACGCTGTCGCTCTTGGAAATCGAAATGGACAATCTTCAGGGTGGATCTACGGTCGGCTAGATTTTGGTAACGCTACAGGACCGAATTTGTATCAAATACATCGA AAATGTAGTGGCCGAGGTGACGTCTTGGTAGACCTGAAACCTTTAGTATACACCAGTGAcacggaatga
- the LOC105683032 gene encoding uncharacterized protein LOC105683032 isoform X2: protein MDISSDSRRRVLFLILVLITGGATGLRDVRITVPAMVRSRDSALLSCDYDLEGADLYSIKWYHEEEEFYRFVPKEAPPQAIFAVRDIQIDVQPALEHEGRDVGERVQKVDRKIQMRDLRGRSVISHGDKNRAHAGRRCPGNGSLDPAGETTLTWGRNSSGQLHVGRLESRPHRYVGRQRRPFEPDKAVAQNAVPSLGTRRPPSDPVDVGARNVR, encoded by the exons ATGGATATAAGTAGCGATAGTCGCAGACGAGTCCTGTTCCTCATCCTCGTCTTGATCACTGGTG GGGCGACGGGGCTTCGAGACGTCCGGATCACGGTGCCGGCGATGGTCAGATCCAGAGACTCGGCGCTGCTCAGCTGCGACTACGACTTGGAAGGCGCCGATCTCTACTCGATAAAGTGGTACCACGAGGAGGAGGAATTTTACCGCTTCGTCCCTAAAGAAGCTCCACCGCAGGCGATATTCGCCGTTCGCGACATCCAGATAGACGTAC AGCCAGCACTCGAACACGAGGGACGTGACGTTGGTGAACGTGTCCAGAAAGTTGACCGGAAGATACAGATGCGAGATCTCCGCGGACGCTCCGTCATTTCACACGGTGATAAAAACCGCGCCCATGCTGGTCGTCG ATGTCCCGGAAACGGATCCCTCGATCCAGCCGGAGAGACAACGCTTACCTGGGGGAGAAACTCTTCGGGCCAATTGCACGTCGGGCGCCTCGAGTCCCGCCCCCACCGTTACGTGGGCCGTCAACGGCGACCCT TTGAACCGGACAAAGCTGTCGCACAGAACGCGGTCCCGTCTCTTGGGACACGGCGACCTCCAAGCGACCCTGTCGATGTTGGAGCTCGAAACGTCCGGTGA
- the LOC105683032 gene encoding uncharacterized protein LOC105683032 isoform X1, producing MDISSDSRRRVLFLILVLITGGATGLRDVRITVPAMVRSRDSALLSCDYDLEGADLYSIKWYHEEEEFYRFVPKEAPPQAIFAVRDIQIDSQHSNTRDVTLVNVSRKLTGRYRCEISADAPSFHTVIKTAPMLVVDVPETDPSIQPERQRLPGGETLRANCTSGASSPAPTVTWAVNGDPLNRTKLSHRTRSRLLGHGDLQATLSMLELETSGELFKDGKLVLRCFAAISTVYTASAELVVDEDTPLLAPITGDASTHLRRSSGCGVKSSSEMVVLFASLASLASWSR from the exons ATGGATATAAGTAGCGATAGTCGCAGACGAGTCCTGTTCCTCATCCTCGTCTTGATCACTGGTG GGGCGACGGGGCTTCGAGACGTCCGGATCACGGTGCCGGCGATGGTCAGATCCAGAGACTCGGCGCTGCTCAGCTGCGACTACGACTTGGAAGGCGCCGATCTCTACTCGATAAAGTGGTACCACGAGGAGGAGGAATTTTACCGCTTCGTCCCTAAAGAAGCTCCACCGCAGGCGATATTCGCCGTTCGCGACATCCAGATAGAC AGCCAGCACTCGAACACGAGGGACGTGACGTTGGTGAACGTGTCCAGAAAGTTGACCGGAAGATACAGATGCGAGATCTCCGCGGACGCTCCGTCATTTCACACGGTGATAAAAACCGCGCCCATGCTGGTCGTCG ATGTCCCGGAAACGGATCCCTCGATCCAGCCGGAGAGACAACGCTTACCTGGGGGAGAAACTCTTCGGGCCAATTGCACGTCGGGCGCCTCGAGTCCCGCCCCCACCGTTACGTGGGCCGTCAACGGCGACCCT TTGAACCGGACAAAGCTGTCGCACAGAACGCGGTCCCGTCTCTTGGGACACGGCGACCTCCAAGCGACCCTGTCGATGTTGGAGCTCGAAACGTCCGGTGAGCTTTTCAAGGACGGCAAGTTAGTCCTACGCTGCTTCGCGGCGATATCCACAGTTTATACGGCCTCCGCCGAGTTGGTCGTAGACGAAGACACACCCCTCCTGGCGCCCATCACCGGAGACGCCTCGACGCACCTCCGTC GGTCGAGCGGCTGCGGCGTGAAAAGTTCTTCGGAGATGGTCGTCCTCTTCGCCTCGCTGGCGTCGCTCGCATCCTGGAGCAGGTAG
- the LOC105683017 gene encoding uncharacterized protein LOC105683017: MDYFWLHVIFIAQFFTLRFSKSYGELIMLRYPSNNTNEYSYECITANDGSALVWNIEPGGAVSEYEPDSTRNICVGVVFGSLKNCISEENVIGKFEEVLSIDYPMDPVFDYRWEGFEEANSSFTLNVGNATTVVFSARTCETLNVRLTENNSTSLISSVTLPTSEQCDNRKNNSNAGPVLKSSDNPMKWHTYIMKWNERYKLDLFQNGTTKNYSYDLPESSSKITKMHFDIPDSTRLRVHWYRYFLTNKTGSELRLTNLPQPIKLQFCVHLVISLCEECQFEVRIDDGTGNRLNKTFSRRGSTNTGLPFWQIETLNVTVKTNTTRSPTVILFIRTAKKGDITDGRWALGGIPYCESQNTISAQDDSRYTNLIVKKINDQKLPKVFCEKLFYTENSVVNSEATFTNAISRMSRPISKSYCNSAPDRCKGLIICNLFNCNCAPGYNGFDCDQECPKGNYGYGCQDTCHHCFSKSCDNIMGKCNSKCTGNRVFPYCKKSLQIPMVEHFCDTSATLRWDSFLDEEERQNFNIELNNGVGDCRSVPVGSEKRKRVAGLVPCSTYEVRFVIGTPKHGITRSDKQNFTTRWNPPTNLTVTREKLGCIKLNWLHNSSNTKQPVFKVSYRQLTTSLKTARTLLPSSRQHKDNRTTPKYAVDLCLLTASKYIFTVTAADDKLRCGNASAQMTYYIPPRPSFGGAELQVSRNDFDSIELVIPPVMNDTTQSKISLDVIAKPNCSISNIRSYDSERVWKSANRTGTEPISVTMLGNGSINLIMKRDTELCQLLPYESHDVKVTVSDGHSRQSLSGRIESLESYLNLTIGMGVTFVICATFVVYFGYKFVHSRVGLHHSNEKMQTTTIPYESLHSQSAREEKLKNFEKGFRKSVENGVMLQQFRELPRGLVRPCKIGILPKNRSKNRYGNFIAYDDTRVILGGGCSSDDYINANYIDGYCKEKAYIATQAPIPETVDDFWRMIWQEEVTIICMLVDVHDGDKKICEQYWPKNVKARKDYGEYAVCNMEERVHANFIHRSLLMVTCYDEKSRMIEHLQYTEWSDEEVPTSSHSVVEYLNELRSIHTRGGPVVVHCSSGAGRTGTIILCDISTRRIADKGTVDIFAEARKMFEARANMLSNFKQFVLTHVVAVEYLLPPPTKITCGEIMREKIEQFKTELPMLMSRLEGCSWMDKSMYCLDPVKPPAYENISKNRFRKLTPVSSRLVILQRYPTHDIHSDYISAVSVDGVYGKRYITSQLPLPSTLTDFWRLIIEKNVRVIVILQRPDPENNDSCCDVVPRGTLIPVPNVNVKTESSSNANKFFTMDTLSLTNTSTVPASKRKIVALTCENWSLDEDARPPEPEALVNLWIAVKRTWRCGPILVLCYDGVKGCGLYVTMSYMLDRMSSERECDVISATRAVQRSRQEFMTEQWQFEYLYDAAVQHAEAFKTYANVS; this comes from the exons ATGGACTATTTCTGGTTACACGTGATTTTCATTGCGCAGTTCTTCACTTTACGGTTTAGCAAGAGTTATGGGGAACTCATCATGCTGAGATATCCCTCAAATAATACCAACGAGTATTCCTACGAGTGCATCACCGCCAATGATGGAAGCGCATTGGTTTGGAATATCGAACCCGGCGGTGCTGTATCCG AATACGAACCAGACTCGACGAGGAACATCTGTGTCGGCGTAGTTTTTGGCTCATTGAAGAATTGCATTTCGGAGGAAAACGTCATCGGTAAATTTGAAGAAGTGCTTTCGATTGATTATCCGATGGATCCAGTATTCGACTATCGTTGGGAAG GCTTTGAGGAAGCGAATTCATCGTTTACTTTGAATGTGGGGAATGCGACGACCGTTGTGTTTTCTGCCCGGACATGTGAAACTCTTAACGTGCGACTCACTGAGAATAACTCAACGTCATTAATATCCTCAGTTACATTACCTACGTCGGAACAGTGCGATAATCGTAAGAATAATTCGAACGCCGGACCAGTG CTCAAATCCTCTGACAATCCGATGAAGTGGCATACTTACATTATGAAATGGAATGAGAGATATAAGCTGGATCTTTTCCAAAATGGTACCACAAAAAACTACTCGTACGATTTACCTGAGAGTTCatcaaaaatcacgaaaatgCATTTTGACATTCCCGATAGTACACGTCTAAGAGTTCACTGGT ATAGATATTTTCTTACCAATAAAACCGGCTCCGAATTACGCTTGACGAACCTTCCTCAACCAATAAAACTACAATTTTGCGTACATTTGGTTATCAGTCTTTGTGAAGAGTGCCAATTTGAAGTCCGTATCGATGATGGCACTGGGAATCGGCTGAACAAGACTTTCTCCAGAAGAGGATCTACCAATACTGGATTACCGTTCTGGCAAATTGAAACGCTAAACGTAACTGTCAAGACAAATACCACGAGATCACCTACCGTCATATTGTTCATCAGAACTGCAAAAAAAGGCGATATTACCGATGGCCGTTGGGCATTAGGGGGTATTCCGTATTGCGAATCACAAAATACAATAAGCGCTCAAG ACGATTCGAGGTACACGAACCTGATCGTTAAAAAGATTAATGATCAAAAACTACCGAAAGTTTTTTGCGAAAAACTATTTTATACCGAGAATTCGGTGGTCAATTCCGAAGCAACTTTTACTAACGCCATTTCAAGAA TGTCGAGACCGATATCGAAGTCGTATTGTAATTCTGCTCCGGATCGTTGCAAAGGATTGATCATTTGCAATCTCTTTAATTGTAACTGTGCACCGGGATATAACGGCTTTGATTGCGACCAAG aaTGTCCGAAAGGGAATTACGGATATGGTTGCCAAGACACCTGCCACCACTGCTTCAGTAAATCGTGCGATAATATCATGGGAAAGTGCAATTCGAAGTGCACAGGAAATCGCGTTTTTCCTTACTGCAAAAAAT CGCTACAAATACCAATGGTAGAGCATTTCTGCGATACTTCGGCAACGTTGCGATGGGACTCCTTCCTCGACGAGGAAGAGAGACAAAATTTTAACATCGAATTAAAT AATGGAGTCGGCGATTGCAGATCGGTGCCAGTTGGATCTGAGAAGCGAAAAAGGGTAGCAGGTCTGGTTCCATGCAGTACGTATGAAGTACGATTCGTAATAGGAACACCCAAGCATGGAATTACTCGAAGCGATAAACAAAATTTTACTACCAGGTGGAATC CACCGACGAATTTGACCGTGACACGGGAAAAATTGGGTTGCATTAAGCTGAACTGGTTACATAATTCTTCTAACACAAAACAACCGGTGTTTAAGGTTTCATATCGCCAATTGACCACGTCTCTAAAAACCGCACGAACGTTATTACCATCTTCTCGACAACATAAGGACAATCGAACGACACCGAAGTATGCCGTCGAtctgtgtcttttgactgcgTCGAAGTATATTTTTACAGTGACTGCTGCGGACGATAAGCTTCGCTGTGGAAATGCAAGTGCGCAAATGACCTATTACATTCCACCACGTCCTTCTTTTGGTGGAGCGGAGTTGCAGGTCTCTCGTAACGACTTCGATTCAATCGAATTGGTTATTCCACCAGTTATGAACGACACCACCCAGTCGAAAATCAGTCTCGACGTGATCGCAAAGCCGAATTGTTCGATCTCAAATATTCGAAGCTACGATTCGGAACGAGTTTGGAAGTCTGCGAATAGAACCGGTACCGAACCTATATCGGTAACAATGTTG GGGAACGGCAGTATAAATCTTATCATGAAGAGAGACACTGAACTCTGCCAGTTGTTACCTTATGAGTCTCACGACGTAAAAGTCACCGTCAGTGATGGTCACAGTAGACAATCATTGTCAGGGAGGATAGAATCATTGGAATCATACTTGAATTTGACGATAGGTATGGGGGTAACTTTCGTGATTTGTGCTACGTTCGTCGTGTACTT TGGATATAAATTTGTCCATTCAAGAGTGGGGTTACATCACTCGAATGAGAAAATGCAGACGACTACAATTCCATATGAATCATTACACAGTCAGTCCGCCCGCGAAGAGAAactgaagaattttgaaaaaggaTTTAGAAAATCTGTCGAGAACGGGGTGATGCTACAACAATTCAGG GAACTACCGAGAGGATTGGTTCGTCCGTGCAAGATTGGAATTTTGCCGAAGAATAGGTCGAAAAATAGATACGGAAATTTTATAGCAT ATGATGACACTCGAGTGATATTGGGCGGAGGCTGTAGTAGCGACGACTACATTAACGCCAACTATATTGAC ggctACTGCAAGGAAAAAGCTTACATCGCAACACAGGCACCGATACCAGAAACAGTTGATGATTTCTGGAGGATGATTTGGCAGGAAGAAGTTACCATAATTTGTATGCTTGTGGATGTGCACGACGGTGACAAG AAAATCTGTGAGCAATACTGGCCCAAGAATGTAAAGGCGAGGAAAGATTACGGCGAATATGCCGTATGCAATATGGAAGAACGCGTCCACGCGAATTTCATTCATAGAAGTCTCTTGATGGTGACATGTTATGATGAAAAATCGCGAATG ATCGAGCATCTACAGTACACGGAATGGTCCGATGAAGAGGTTCCGACATCTTCACATTCCGTAGTAGAATATCTAAATGAGTTGCGATCCATACATACCCGAGGAGGACCCGTCGTAGTTCATTGCAGCAGCGGCGCAGGACGAACCGGAACAATTATTCTGTGCGATATCAGCACTCGTCGTATCGCTGACAAGGGG ACGGTTGACATCTTTGCCGAGGCGAGAAAAATGTTCGAAGCTCGAGCTAATATGTTGTCCAACTTTAAACAATTTGTGTTAACACACGTAGTGGCAGTGGAGTATCTACTTCCACCGCCGACAAAAATTACCTGCGGGGAaattatgagagaaaaaatagaacagtTTAAAACCGAGTTACCCATGCTCATGTCACG actCGAGGGTTGTTCTTGGATGGACAAATCCATGTACTGTTTGGATCCTGTAAAACCTCCTGCCTAcgaaaatatatcgaaaaatagATTTCGGAAGCTCACACCAG TCAGTTCGCGTTTGGTGATCCTCCAGCGTTATCCGACTCATGATATTCACAGCGATTACATAAGTGCTGTAAGCGTTGACGGTGTTTACGGGAAACGGTATATTACCTCTCAATTGCCGCTGCCTTCAACCCTCACTGACTTCTGGAGGTTGATTATAGAGAAAAACGTTCGGGTCATTGTGATACTCCAACGTCCCGATCCTGAGAACAATGAC TCCTGCTGCGACGTCGTACCCCGTGGAACGTTAATCCCCGTTCCTAACGTGAACGTAAAAACAGAATCCAGTTCGAACGCCAACAAGTTTTTCACGATGGACACGCTATCGCTGACTAACACATCGacg GTTCCAGCGAGCAAACGGAAGATCGTAGCTCTAACGTGCGAGAATTGGAGTTTGGACGAAGATGCGAGACCACCGGAACCGGAAGCTTTGGTAAATCTTTGGATTGCTGTGAAAAGGACATGGCGCTGTGGTCCGATTTTGGTTCTCTGCTA TGACGGAGTTAAGGGTTGCGGCCTTTACGTCACCATGAGCTACATGCTCGATAGGATGTCCTCGGAGCGGGAATGCGATGTAATTTCGGCAACCAGAGCGGTTCAACGATCAAGACAAGAGTTTATGACGGAGCAG TGGCAATTCGAGTATCTCTACGACGCGGCGGTACAGCACGCCGAAGCTTTTAAAACTTATGCCAACGTCAGTTGA